A section of the Triticum dicoccoides isolate Atlit2015 ecotype Zavitan chromosome 7A, WEW_v2.0, whole genome shotgun sequence genome encodes:
- the LOC119334527 gene encoding TRAF3-interacting protein 1-like, translating to MRRIWRACSIALRHTMSRCFPFPPPGYEAKPRSEHKDLLKKENHKAKKHKKEKTDGGKRERKEKDRAYRKDKHKKKHKREKHKDRREKKERDKDKRQNLELGTQKKDDLDNRRPKQTVHNEAVKYSKHKDELATQITGQEGHANRTRSNTGKLLPRSIESFGVVGSKEKERTSFSRVNGKSRQIAQHNHASEKGKNKTGILSGTSLQLGSAEKRSTRIHGSSGVGLQQDSSKGIFVTTTASQQKCRITPSANAAQRTEQVDQHPDGSSHSAYGKSDSVSTKWMAENKNGNADNFHFGMDKQSARGKSGADQGIAKIKEAKANHQKSVKDGDKRHGVNQKVVKDTDRDCNVRKRKAKDGNEGKTREKRSAIDEQKHRELDGDGASKNYIHDLMDLAHLNGNKFTSDDFKKRKGLNANSSLHDHQSMPMTKMPRTSPANHLCVNGEMLKHSQGTAPTLPVGTNPREAGMLEDSKECIKNGMTGLLNLEEHNSAVSPSSYGSSEVSLTPAHPDTKYLSHVYSVPAADDPSEYIDQDWLFSGDRVHQKTTMLEAAKAPQVWAEAQLIDSADVVALPYVVPL from the exons ATGCGAAGAATCTGGAGAGCTTGTTCGATTGCTTTGCGTCACACAATGTCTCGGTGCTTCCCATTCCCGCCTCCCGGGTATGAGGCAAAGCCCAGGAGTGAGCATAAGGATCTGCTAAAGAAG GAAAATCACAAGGCAAAGAAGCACAAAAAGGAAAAGACGGATGGGggcaaaagagaaagaaaagaaaaggatcgTGCTTATAGGAAAGATAAGCACAAGAAGAAACACAAAAGAGAGAAGCACAAAGATAGGAGAGAGAAGAAAGAAAGAgataaagacaaaagacaaaatttGGAACTGGGAACCCAGAAGAAGGATGATCTTGACAATAGAAGACCCAAACAGACAGTGCATAATGAAGCAGTCAAATATAGCAAACATAAAGATGAGTTGGCTACCCAGATCACAGGCCAAGAAGGTCATGCAAACCGCACCAGGAGTAATACTGGCAAGTTGCTTCCTCGAAGCATCGAGTCCTTTGGTGTTGTAGGTTCTAAAGAGAAGGAACGAACTTCTTTCAGTAGAGTGAATGGGAAATCCAGGCAAATTGCTCAGCACAATCATGCCAGTGAAAAGGGAAAGAATAAAACTGGAATCTTGAGTGGTACCAGCCTTCAACTTGGGTCAGCTGAAAAACGTTCTACCAGAATACATGGTAGTAGTGGAGTGGGCCTGCAACAGGATAGCTCTAAAGGTATATTTGTTACTACCACAGCCTCTCAACAGAAGTGCAGAATTACGCCAAGTGCAAATGCTGCGCAGAGAACTGAACAAGTGGACCAACATCCAGATGGTTCTTCTCATTCTGCATATGGAAAAAGTGACAGCGTGAGCACCAAGTGGATGGCAGAGAATAAAAATGGGAATGCCGACAATTTTCATTTCGGGATGGATAAGCAATCGGCAAGAGGCAAAAGTGGAGCAGATCAAGGGATTGCAAAGATTAAGGAGGCAAAAGCTAATCATCAGAAGAGTGTTAAAGATGGAGATAAAAGGCATGGTGTAAATCAGAAGGTTGTTAAAGACACAGATAGAGATTGCAATGTAAGGAAAAGAAAGGCTAAAGATGGTAATGAAGGCAAAACCAGGGAGAAAAGAAGTGCTATAGATGAACAGAAACACAGAGAGCTTGACGGAGATGGGGCAAGCAAGAACTATATTCATGATCTAATGGACTTGGCTCATCTTAATGGGAACAAGTTCACTTCTGATGATTTCAAGAAAAGGAAAGGCTTAAACGCTAACAGTTCTCTacatg ATCATCAAAGTATGCCAATGACTAAGATGCcaaggacgtctcctgccaatcatcTTTGTGTGAATGGGGAAATGTTGAAGCATTCTCAAGGAACTGCGCCTACATTACCAGTGGGCACAAACCCTCGTGAGGCAGGCATGCTTGAAGATAGCAAGGAATGCATCAAAAATGGCATGACCGGCCTCCTCAACCTAGAGGAACACAATTCTGCAGTCTCTCCATCCAGCTATGGCAGCAGTGAAGTCTCTCTGACGCCAGCTCACCCTGATACCAAGTATCTGAGCCATGTGTACTCCGTACCAGCGGCCGACGACCCCTCAGAGTACATTGATCAAGACTGGCTGTTTTCGGGAGACCGTGTTcaccagaaaacaacgatgcttgaggCCGCAAAAGCACCCCAGGTCTGGGCTGAAGCACAGCTGATCGATTCTGCTGATGTAGTTGCTCTGCCTTATGTTGTTCCTTTGTAA